One Polaribacter sp. KT25b DNA segment encodes these proteins:
- a CDS encoding DUF4380 domain-containing protein, producing MIKVKNITYKNWQKAIEISNLEIKLIVTPETGRIIFFGFLDGENVFYENEDFEGINFKIGNYFSINSIKQAPNVGGNRVLPCSEDYFHLITGSRHIPDPYINASSYSVTLLKNGVVLKSPVSDLLGIQINRTITISEKGTQVHINQELIKKKLAKNIDLEKIPLTIWSLSKIKTPNICYTPISDNSKFKDGFTISKWPDSKNNAEENVAVKNGVLSLKSSKDLPQKIGLDAKNWVAGYLNDTLFIEKFNFDDRATYPDNGTSVTIFGNHLFTELECLSPEKQLKIDEKITYNLSWEFHQIEDKSNLESILNNL from the coding sequence GTGATTAAAGTAAAAAATATAACTTACAAAAATTGGCAAAAGGCTATTGAAATTTCGAATTTAGAAATTAAATTAATTGTAACTCCAGAAACTGGAAGAATTATTTTCTTCGGATTTTTAGATGGAGAAAACGTATTTTATGAAAACGAAGATTTTGAAGGTATCAACTTTAAAATTGGAAATTATTTTTCTATTAACAGCATAAAACAAGCGCCAAATGTTGGTGGAAATAGAGTTTTACCTTGTTCTGAAGATTATTTTCATTTAATTACGGGTTCTAGACATATTCCTGATCCTTATATAAATGCGAGTTCTTATTCTGTTACATTATTAAAAAATGGCGTTGTTTTAAAAAGTCCGGTAAGTGATTTATTAGGGATTCAAATTAATAGAACAATTACAATTTCAGAAAAAGGAACTCAGGTACATATCAATCAAGAATTGATAAAAAAGAAACTTGCAAAAAATATCGATTTAGAAAAAATACCATTAACTATTTGGAGTTTATCAAAAATTAAAACTCCTAATATTTGTTACACACCAATTTCTGATAACAGTAAATTTAAAGATGGTTTTACAATCTCTAAATGGCCTGACTCAAAAAATAATGCCGAAGAAAATGTAGCTGTAAAAAACGGAGTTTTATCTTTAAAATCATCTAAAGACTTGCCTCAAAAAATTGGTTTAGATGCCAAAAACTGGGTTGCTGGTTATTTAAATGATACTTTATTTATAGAAAAATTTAATTTTGATGACAGAGCAACGTATCCAGATAATGGAACTTCTGTAACTATTTTTGGTAATCATTTATTTACAGAATTAGAATGTTTAAGCCCTGAAAAACAGCTTAAAATTGATGAAAAAATAACCTATAATTTAAGTTGGGAATTTCATCAAATAGAAGATAAATCGAATTTAGAATCAATATTAAACAACCTTTAA
- a CDS encoding RNA polymerase sigma factor gives METNQPHITNLIERCKKSDKNAQLDLYKAYYKAMYNTAHRILKDNYEAEDIMQEAFLTVFTKINTYKGEVTFGAWLKRIVINKSLTQLKKNNRYQEVKMEVIPNNEIEEEVIDYRGLNPKSVLNTLQNLKENYRVVLTLNLIEGYDYEEIAQILNYTNENVRTTISRAKKKLKQVLLAENTQRQAYGK, from the coding sequence TTGGAAACTAATCAACCACATATAACCAACCTTATAGAACGCTGCAAAAAGTCGGATAAAAACGCGCAGTTAGATTTATACAAAGCTTATTATAAAGCAATGTATAATACTGCGCACAGAATTTTAAAAGATAATTATGAAGCAGAAGACATAATGCAAGAAGCGTTTTTAACTGTATTTACAAAAATAAATACTTATAAAGGAGAAGTTACTTTTGGTGCTTGGTTAAAAAGAATTGTAATTAATAAAAGTTTAACTCAGTTAAAGAAAAACAACAGGTATCAAGAAGTAAAAATGGAAGTGATACCAAATAATGAAATAGAAGAAGAGGTAATAGATTATAGAGGTTTAAACCCAAAAAGTGTTTTAAATACTTTACAAAATTTAAAGGAAAATTACAGAGTTGTGCTCACTTTAAATTTAATTGAGGGTTATGATTATGAGGAAATTGCACAAATATTAAATTATACAAACGAAAATGTGAGAACCACAATTTCTAGAGCAAAGAAAAAATTAAAGCAAGTTTTACTTGCAGAAAATACACAAAGACAAGCATATGGAAAATAA
- the lon gene encoding endopeptidase La, which yields MTDIQHMSKSKIIKLDSLSFQNMMNEDSELIPLMTAEDEEIINKESVPKTLPILPLRNTVLFPGVVIPITAGRDKSIQLIKDANKGNKIIGVVAQRNEEEEEPTLKDIHATGVVAQILRVLKMPDGNTTVIIQGKKRFEIEEIIQDEPYLKATVKEAIDDKEVTDKKEFDAIIDAIKEQALEVIKENPMLPSEASFAIKNIHSDAFLVNFIASNMDLTVMQKQVILEKDNLKERALLTLKNLNKELQKLKLRNDIQSKTREDLDQQQREYYLNQQLKTIQDELGGVSNDEELEEMRKKAKTKKWSKEVAETFEKEINRLKRMNPQAAEYGVQRSYLELLLELPWGIYSEDKFDLKLATKVLNRDHFGLEDVKDRIIEHLAVLKLRGDMKSPIICLYGPPGVGKTSLGKSIAEALGRKYVRMSLGGLRDEAEIRGHRKTYIGAMPGRLIQNLKKAGTSNPVFVLDEIDKLSNSHQGDPSSAMLEVLDPEQNTSFYDNYLEVGYDLSKVLFIATANNLGQIPWALRDRMEIINVTGYTIEEKIEIAKRHLLPKQLKEHGLTTKDLKLGKKQLEQIVEGYTRESGVRGLEKKIAKVVRFAAKSIALEEEYDIHISSEKVEEILGTPRNRDKFENNDVAGVVTGLAWTSVGGDILFIESILSKGKGTLSITGNLGNVMKESATIALQYIKSNAEEFGIKPAILEKYNVHIHVPEGATPKDGPSAGITMLTSLVSSYTQRKVKNKLAMTGEITLRGKVLPVGGIKEKILAAKRANIKEIILCKENEKDILEIKESYLKGMTFHYVTDMKQVIELALTKQKVANAKKLV from the coding sequence ATGACAGATATACAGCATATGAGCAAATCAAAGATAATAAAATTAGACAGTTTGTCGTTTCAAAATATGATGAACGAAGATTCTGAATTAATCCCGTTAATGACGGCAGAAGATGAAGAAATTATTAACAAAGAGAGCGTTCCAAAAACATTACCAATTCTTCCGTTAAGAAATACAGTTTTATTTCCTGGTGTTGTAATTCCTATTACAGCGGGTAGAGATAAATCAATTCAATTAATTAAAGACGCAAATAAAGGCAATAAAATTATTGGTGTTGTAGCACAACGAAATGAAGAAGAAGAAGAACCAACGTTAAAAGATATTCATGCAACTGGTGTTGTTGCACAGATTTTACGTGTTTTAAAAATGCCCGATGGAAATACAACGGTAATTATTCAAGGAAAAAAACGTTTTGAAATAGAAGAAATTATTCAAGACGAACCTTATTTAAAAGCTACTGTAAAAGAAGCGATTGACGATAAAGAGGTTACAGATAAAAAAGAATTTGATGCAATTATAGATGCAATTAAAGAGCAAGCTTTAGAGGTAATTAAAGAAAATCCCATGTTGCCTTCAGAAGCATCTTTTGCAATTAAAAATATTCATTCTGATGCATTTTTGGTCAATTTTATTGCATCAAATATGGATTTAACTGTAATGCAAAAACAAGTAATTTTAGAAAAAGACAATTTAAAAGAACGCGCATTACTTACTTTAAAAAACTTAAATAAAGAACTTCAAAAATTAAAATTAAGAAATGATATTCAATCTAAAACTCGTGAAGATTTAGACCAACAACAACGAGAATATTATTTAAATCAACAATTAAAAACCATTCAAGATGAACTAGGTGGCGTTTCTAATGACGAAGAGTTAGAAGAAATGCGTAAGAAAGCTAAAACAAAAAAATGGAGCAAAGAAGTTGCAGAAACGTTTGAAAAAGAAATCAACCGTTTAAAAAGAATGAATCCACAAGCTGCAGAATATGGAGTTCAAAGAAGTTATTTAGAGTTGTTGTTAGAATTACCATGGGGAATTTACTCTGAAGATAAATTTGATTTAAAACTGGCAACAAAAGTTTTAAATAGAGATCATTTTGGATTAGAAGATGTAAAAGACAGAATTATTGAACATTTGGCTGTTTTAAAGTTAAGAGGAGATATGAAATCGCCAATTATCTGTTTATACGGACCTCCAGGAGTTGGTAAAACTTCGTTAGGAAAATCTATAGCAGAAGCTTTAGGACGAAAATATGTTCGTATGTCTTTAGGTGGTTTGCGTGATGAAGCAGAAATTCGCGGTCACAGAAAAACCTATATCGGCGCAATGCCAGGAAGATTAATTCAGAACTTGAAAAAAGCAGGAACTTCAAATCCGGTTTTTGTATTAGATGAAATTGATAAGTTAAGTAATAGTCATCAAGGAGATCCTTCTTCTGCAATGTTAGAAGTTTTAGATCCAGAGCAAAACACTTCTTTTTACGATAATTATTTAGAAGTTGGGTACGATTTATCAAAAGTACTTTTTATTGCAACGGCTAATAATTTAGGGCAAATTCCTTGGGCTTTGCGAGATAGAATGGAAATTATAAATGTTACTGGTTATACAATTGAAGAAAAAATAGAAATAGCCAAAAGACATTTATTACCAAAACAATTAAAAGAACACGGTTTAACAACCAAAGATTTAAAGTTAGGTAAAAAACAATTAGAACAAATTGTTGAAGGATATACTCGTGAATCTGGAGTTCGTGGTTTAGAAAAGAAAATAGCAAAAGTGGTTCGTTTTGCAGCAAAATCTATTGCTTTAGAAGAAGAATATGATATTCATATTTCATCAGAAAAAGTAGAAGAAATTTTAGGAACGCCAAGAAATAGAGATAAATTCGAAAATAATGATGTTGCTGGTGTAGTTACAGGTTTAGCTTGGACAAGCGTTGGTGGTGATATTTTATTTATTGAATCTATTTTATCTAAAGGGAAAGGAACGCTTTCTATTACAGGTAATTTAGGAAATGTAATGAAAGAATCTGCAACAATTGCTTTGCAATATATAAAATCGAATGCAGAAGAATTTGGAATTAAACCAGCAATTTTAGAGAAGTACAATGTGCACATTCACGTACCAGAAGGCGCAACACCAAAAGATGGGCCAAGTGCAGGTATTACGATGTTAACTTCATTGGTTTCTTCTTATACGCAACGTAAAGTTAAAAATAAGTTAGCAATGACTGGCGAAATTACTTTACGTGGAAAAGTATTGCCTGTTGGCGGAATTAAAGAAAAAATATTAGCTGCAAAAAGAGCAAATATTAAAGAAATAATTTTGTGTAAAGAGAATGAAAAAGACATTTTAGAAATAAAAGAAAGCTATTTAAAAGGCATGACTTTTCATTATGTTACAGATATGAAACAAGTAATAGAATTGGCGCTCACAAAGCAAAAAGTAGCCAATGCTAAGAAATTAGTATAA
- a CDS encoding aldo/keto reductase, with protein MAKYIADSERYNNMNYRRTGNSGLLLPELSLGLWHNFGKNDDFDNARNLLKCAFDNGITHFDLANNYGPPYGSAEKTFGKILKKDFKKYRDELVISSKAGYDMWEGPYGNFGSKKYLVSSLDQSLQRMKLDYVDIFYHHRPDYDTPLEETMGALDLIVRQGKALYVGISNYQPKEAEKAFKILKDLGTPCLIHQPRYSLFDRWVENGLLDLLGNSGVGAICFSPLAQGMLTNKYIKGLPKDSRAVKDGRYLKTDQVLEMLPKINALNEVAKSRNQNLAQMAISWILKDDRITSVLIGASKTDQILDSVKAIKNTTFSEEELSRINNLII; from the coding sequence ATGGCAAAATACATAGCAGATTCAGAAAGATACAATAATATGAACTATAGAAGAACAGGAAATAGCGGTTTGCTTTTACCTGAACTTTCGTTAGGTTTATGGCATAATTTCGGTAAAAATGATGATTTTGATAATGCTCGGAATTTATTAAAATGTGCCTTTGATAACGGAATTACACATTTTGATTTGGCAAATAACTATGGTCCTCCTTATGGTTCTGCTGAAAAAACTTTTGGAAAAATCTTAAAAAAAGATTTTAAAAAATATAGAGATGAATTGGTTATTTCATCAAAAGCAGGTTATGATATGTGGGAAGGTCCTTATGGAAATTTTGGCTCTAAAAAATATTTAGTTTCTAGTTTAGACCAAAGTTTGCAAAGAATGAAGTTAGATTATGTGGATATTTTTTATCATCATAGACCAGATTATGACACGCCTTTAGAAGAAACTATGGGTGCTTTAGATTTAATTGTTAGACAAGGAAAAGCCTTATATGTTGGTATTTCTAATTATCAACCAAAAGAAGCAGAAAAAGCATTTAAAATATTAAAAGACTTAGGAACTCCGTGTTTAATTCACCAACCAAGGTATAGTTTATTTGATCGTTGGGTTGAAAATGGATTATTAGATTTATTAGGGAATTCTGGTGTTGGTGCCATTTGTTTTTCGCCTTTAGCACAAGGGATGTTAACTAATAAATACATAAAAGGATTACCTAAAGATTCCAGAGCAGTAAAAGATGGTCGTTATTTAAAAACCGATCAAGTTTTAGAAATGCTTCCTAAAATTAATGCGCTGAATGAAGTTGCCAAAAGTAGAAATCAGAATTTAGCACAAATGGCAATTTCTTGGATTTTAAAAGATGATAGAATTACCTCTGTTTTAATTGGAGCAAGTAAAACAGATCAAATTTTAGATAGTGTTAAAGCGATAAAAAACACTACTTTTTCTGAAGAAGAATTATCTAGAATTAATAATTTAATAATTTAA
- a CDS encoding APC family permease encodes MKTHKKLSVLAATAISGNDISSSVLYVSALAIAFAGQYAWITLLIVSAVLFLFRKIYGEVVGALPLNGGAYNALLNTTSKSIASFAATLTLLSYMATAVISANEAIHYLHHLIPSIPIIIATIILLFFFAILTIGGVSESAKVAIGIFIFHLSSFLILSIFITYFLISHGLGTFIENWNLPVTGGSITKAIFLGFAASMLGVSGFESSANFVEEQQKGVFPKTLKNMWVVVSVINPLAAVFALALFAMPLLQSDSYQNTLLIEMASHVGGNWLAILIGIDAFLVLSGAVLTSFVGVSGLLERMALDRVLPQYFLKKNKKGSSYRIIIVFLILTISVLLITNGNVKLLAGVYTISFLSVMALFAIGNVLLKVKRNSLPRPEKARWMGILIAFTAVCFALFGNLIMKPKEGVPSNLSVFLEYFVPSIIFISIMLNRTLLLKFLLKLIHTVFDPIRRFVILTDKKLLAVIHRINSQEFVFFTKGDNIANLNQVMLYISKNEHTKKLKLVFVTNESNPIPKNLALEIDFLDREYPEIDIEFIIEEGVFSPELITSLSKRWKIPINFMFIGSPGDRFPYKIEELGGVRLII; translated from the coding sequence ATGAAAACTCATAAAAAACTATCTGTATTAGCAGCTACTGCTATAAGTGGAAACGATATTAGTTCATCGGTTTTATATGTTTCTGCATTAGCAATTGCTTTTGCTGGCCAATATGCTTGGATTACGCTACTAATTGTTTCTGCCGTACTCTTTCTTTTTAGAAAAATATATGGAGAAGTAGTTGGTGCTTTACCTTTAAATGGTGGTGCATATAATGCTTTATTAAACACAACAAGTAAGTCTATTGCATCATTTGCAGCTACTTTAACGCTGTTATCTTACATGGCAACTGCTGTTATTTCTGCTAATGAAGCAATTCATTATTTACACCATTTAATTCCGTCAATTCCCATTATTATTGCTACGATAATTCTATTATTTTTCTTTGCAATTCTTACCATTGGTGGTGTTTCTGAATCCGCTAAAGTTGCCATCGGAATTTTTATTTTTCACTTATCTTCTTTTCTAATATTAAGTATTTTTATAACTTATTTTTTAATATCTCACGGACTCGGAACTTTTATTGAAAACTGGAATTTACCAGTAACTGGCGGCAGCATAACTAAGGCAATTTTTCTTGGTTTTGCAGCATCAATGCTTGGAGTTTCTGGCTTTGAAAGTTCTGCCAATTTTGTTGAAGAACAACAAAAAGGGGTTTTTCCAAAAACATTAAAAAATATGTGGGTTGTAGTGAGTGTTATCAACCCGTTAGCAGCAGTATTTGCGCTTGCACTTTTTGCAATGCCTTTATTACAAAGCGATTCATATCAAAATACATTATTAATAGAAATGGCATCTCACGTTGGTGGTAATTGGCTAGCAATCTTAATTGGTATTGATGCTTTTTTAGTACTTAGTGGAGCTGTACTTACGAGTTTTGTTGGTGTTTCTGGGTTATTAGAACGTATGGCACTTGATCGTGTGTTGCCTCAGTATTTTTTAAAGAAAAATAAAAAAGGAAGTTCTTATCGTATTATTATTGTGTTTTTAATTTTAACGATATCTGTGTTATTAATTACAAATGGAAATGTAAAATTATTGGCTGGTGTTTACACTATTTCTTTTTTATCTGTAATGGCATTATTTGCAATTGGTAACGTTTTATTAAAAGTAAAAAGAAATAGTTTACCTCGTCCTGAAAAAGCAAGATGGATGGGTATTTTAATTGCATTTACTGCAGTTTGTTTTGCTCTATTTGGAAATTTAATAATGAAACCAAAAGAAGGTGTACCAAGTAATTTATCTGTCTTTTTAGAATATTTTGTACCTTCTATTATTTTTATTAGCATTATGCTAAACAGAACTTTATTATTAAAATTTTTATTAAAGCTGATACACACTGTTTTTGATCCTATAAGAAGGTTTGTAATATTAACTGATAAAAAACTACTTGCTGTAATTCATCGTATTAATTCTCAAGAGTTTGTTTTCTTTACGAAAGGAGATAATATTGCAAACTTAAACCAAGTAATGTTATATATTTCTAAAAACGAGCACACAAAAAAATTAAAACTTGTATTTGTAACGAATGAAAGTAATCCTATTCCTAAAAACCTTGCACTAGAAATTGATTTTCTAGACAGAGAATATCCTGAAATAGACATCGAGTTTATTATTGAAGAAGGTGTATTTTCTCCAGAATTAATTACAAGTTTATCAAAAAGATGGAAAATTCCTATTAACTTTATGTTTATTGGTTCTCCTGGAGATCGTTTTCCTTATAAAATCGAAGAATTAGGCGGAGTTCGTTTAATCATTTAG